From the genome of Thiovibrio frasassiensis:
GGGGATTGCGGCATGGCCATCACCTTTGCCCCGGAGCAATTGGCAGCGGTGCAGTCTATTTTGGCTGCGGCTGATATCGCTATTGCCCGGATTTTTTGTAAGGATGCGGAAGGGGTTTTTCGCGAGATCCCTTGGAAGACGGATT
Proteins encoded in this window:
- a CDS encoding DUF3343 domain-containing protein, yielding MEAYVAIFFSIHYVLKAEQLLKAANISLDVVPVPREISGDCGMAITFAPEQLAAVQSILAAADIAIARIFCKDAEGVFREIPWKTDS